Within Portunus trituberculatus isolate SZX2019 chromosome 18, ASM1759143v1, whole genome shotgun sequence, the genomic segment ACAAAGTTACATAATAAAGTTCTCAGGGATAAAAAGTCACTTCTTTTACAAGTACATTGTTATCAAACTTAGACGTTAGGAACTGCCTCAAAGGTTCCATCAATGTACATACTTAGAATTAGAATACAATGCAAACTTCCACAATTTAGATGAGACAAGCTGGGATTAAAAAACTGGCCTAACTATTGCAGATAcctttcttcttgtgtttttcaCCGAGATTCTTAGGTCGTGCAGGTCCTGGGGACGGCTTTGGGACAGCCTTGTTTTCCTTGCCATCAGGACGGTCTTTGAGCTTTGGTGGAGCAAGcacagtgtcttttttttcatatcccaAGATTAACAGTTTCTCACAAGTATCCTTAACATTGTAGTTGCACTGGGTCAAAACATCAAGAATAACGGTTGGCTCCACCTTTGGAAATATTCCTTTCAAGTACCTGAAATAATACAATGGTTTAATATTTCAGCATTCCATTATATATGAGCTAATAAATCTAATTTAATATGTCCATTATTTGATTTACTCTCACAGGATAACCATGATGACAAGATTATCTTCATTTGTTCCTCTCCACacatttcactcacacacaccatcccCTTCAAGCAGCCACTATCACTCACTCCTCTTTGGTATTTAACACTCAGTCCTTCATTTCATATGTAGTCTCACTCTTATGTCCTTGTAATCTTACTttctcccacactcaccacacgaaAAAAACTATTAGAGGCTATTATATCTGACCACCCCACCAAACCTATATTTCATTCCCTGACCTTTAACTGACATACTAAACACTTCACATACACTTTCATTATCCAAAATATTGATAACACAAGGACCTTCAAAATAACTCCTTTCCACTGCCTGAATGTTAGAACTTTGATCCTTGCTCCACATCCATGTCAAACTCACTGGCCTGCCTTTCATCACAGAGCCAAAACATCCTATCATCTCGCTTAGTTACAAGCATAACCTCTATGATGATTATAAAACTAGTAAAACTGAACATAACAACAgatgaagaatggaagaactgGTTTTTCTTAGAATATTTGCAGCAAGGGGCAACTCTAAACCTAGTAGCATTATTGTCTATCTCACAATGTGCTTCTGATTCATACATTCTAGTCAGCAAGCCACTCCCCTTTCCTCTGTAGACACATTCACTTCTAAGAGCATGTGTTTCACATCATCATTAGTGCCACCTCATCATATTTCAATCTTCACCTTAAACAATTCGAAGATATCAAACttactttttttaaatttattaccTCCATCCTTTTCTTGATGTATTAATGGTGACAAATAAATATTATAAAAGGCATCATCATAACTCTAGTGACATGCCAGAAAACATTCATGCAAAATATATgtaagtatttatcaattttgtatcAGTAATAATGGTGAGAATAATCTGAAAATGCAAAGCAGTAATATGCTGTGGAGAAAGGCAAAGGCATGCAGAAGCCATGGAAATAATGAACATGAGCCACAATGTTGGCAGTGTGAAAAGATACAATCATTTACAAGATGAACAAAAAAGCTTTACACTCCACCTTATCTAATCAATCTCCCATGTAAGGGAATCATACTCCACTCCAGTGTACACTACGAGTAAAACGTGATGactcaaaaacaaaaaaaagaatggaaaatcaTTACAATCCTATATCATGATGAATGAATCTGTCTGTGTTGATACAGCATACAGCAGAGTACAGAAGACTGTGAACAGATTGTGTGTGTAGTACTGTGAGCATAAACCTCTATCAATttatactaataattatttaatAACTCATTgtgcatgaaataaaaaaaatcaaatatcagCAACTAAGTACATccaattcataaaaaaataatagcacaATACCTAATATGCTGCAGGGTCTACCACTAGGGAGGTGACATCTCATAAATGTAAGCTACACAACACAAGCACCATGCTTCACACCTCCAGAGGGCTTAGTGTCCCCTGGAAAATTAAAACATAAAATTAATCAAAATATCTACTTGTACTTAATTCCACTTCAACTAATTTCACACCACAAAAAAATCTAATACAAAATATAGTGAATCAGCAGTCTCATGAACCAAACAAGGATACTAAACACACATCAAACAAGTCTGAATAATACATTACCATTTTCTATAAAGGGAAATACACAACACTAAAAAGActggagatgaaaggagaggacagCAAACAAAAGATACCTGAGTTTGATCTTAGGAGAGTGTGGAGTAGACCTGGGAGAATGACGGTAATCCATTCGAGGTGAATCCATGAGGGAGCGAGTAAATTCTGAAGTAGAACGTGTGGTGGGCCGAGGAGAACCGTCCATGAAAGTATGGGGAGAAGAAGCCCGAGAAGACAGGAGTGGAGAGTCGCGACCAAAGAATGGAGAGCCCATCGAGCCCTGTCCCAGCCTTGGGGACCCTGCAGACTTATCAACAGATCCACGGCCATGGAAAGGAGACCCCATACACCTCTCTACAGACCCTTGTCGGCCACTTTTGTTCTTATCCTCCAGGATCTGTGTCCCTCTTGTACGCTCATACACTGGATGATGGAGGGAATGATCTAGTTTTGAAGATGTCACCACAGGTGGTGCTGAGACAGGGGCACCTACAGCTGTGCCATTACCTGTGGTGGTAGCTACTTTATGTGATCCTTCTTTCTCCTgagaagcagtggtagtggtggttgtagtggcatCAATAGGAGTTGCTCCAGTGGAGGACACAGCACTGGATGCCTTGGTGCTTTGTAAAGCCATAATGGCTGTAGCAGTGGGAATAAAGTGCCTCATGGGAGGTGGAGTGAAGGTGCCATAAGGTCCAGGAGTGGCAAGAGGATGTTTCTGGACTTGAAGAGCACTGATGACTACAGCTTCCCTATTGTGGTACCTAATCCCAAGGTTAGTGCAAACACTGTTAGCAGAAAGGCATACACATTTTCCATCCAGCTTAAGGTTCAAGTGTTCAATAAACAATAGAAATCTACACTTTATTCTTGAAACACTCATGAAGGTTAATTTGTTAgggaatttcttttatttcaagacaGCAGTCCCAAAACCAAAGCTATCTCTATCTGGTGTCAAAAAAAGCCAAGTCTTCTGTACACCAATCATACTTACTTCCTCATCAGATCCTTGATGTGACTTTCTGGTACAGTGGGAAACATGGCAGAAATCTTGGCAATGGCTAACTGGGAGTGTTCAACAGCCTCCAAGAGTCCAGACTCCTAGTGGAAAATATTAATGTATCATTAAGAAAGTAGAACACATCAGATGGATGTTTTGTGCCACACACTTGTCTCACTGttttctattaaaaaaaaacttagtttGAGTTTATACTACtaacatgcgtgtgtgtgtgtgtgtgtgtgtgtgtgtgtgtgtgtgtgtgtgtgtgtgtgtgtgtgtgtgtgtgtgagtgcttgCTACCAAAGATAAAAAATGGTTTACACTGCTCAGAGGTAAACATGCAAAGATATACTAAAGATGTATACACTACCTTGAATACTACCAAACTCTAGTAGGTCTGCATTACAAactaaggaaaaagaacacagtGAAATGGAATTGTGAAAAACATTTGTTTATCCAACTTGACTAAAAAGAACATATTCACAATGTAAAATATAGTACTTACTGAAAACAGACCTCTTACCTCCCATACCACACAAGAAGGATGTGCTACACATAATGTAAAGGCAGCCATGATTTTAAAGACTATAACACAAACTGAAAAATAGGTTCACAAAGTGTGTACATCTTCGTTACCACCACTTTATGcagtccttcatttccttcatgaaAACATCATCATATTTAATACTCAGCTCTATATCTTTCTAGTGAATGACATACTCATTGGTAATGAATGCACAGTAAAGGAGGTGCATAAAACCTGCTGTGAGGTGAGTGAGCCACGTCCTTTGTTAACATCAGGGGATGGATGGCCTCCGACGATTTTTTTCAAAGGGGGTGGCTCAGTGGCATGTGACACATTCTGAAAGCAGTGTGTTTCTGTCATTACTACACAGAATCCAGGCCTAGTGGCAGATGTCGTGATGTGATAATAGTAAACATAATTTGAGAGGCCATTCAGAATACAAAGCACATCAAATAAAGAAtttaaagaatatataaaattatTCATAACAATGGCATGCTATGACATTTCAAGCCACTTTCCATTCAACTGCAATCTTTATAATAGGAAATTTTCTACAAATAATAATCCTGCAATAAAAGGGAGAtaaagcatgaaaatagtgctGATGAAACATAAAAGTATAAACTAATTAACATCctcagaaaaaagtaaaagtaaggttCTAAATGAAAGCTGAAATCCAAAAGATATGATAAACCAATACAGTGGACAAGAAACATAATATAAGaatgaaacaagagaaataaatagaaaatgtataaTAATATAACGGTCTCAACTACAGATTTCATACTGACTGAGAAAGAGGATTTCCATTTCCATATTGagctgaaaacaaagaaatttatGTTCCCACTTACAAAAATCAACAGCAACAAGTAACAAAAAACTGCAACATCATACTGTACATTAATACCGAAAAAAGCATACAGGGCATTCCACTTGAATTCAAACAAAGCTGGGAGTTGTCTCAAAATTATCAATGCAAAAAGTTTGAATCATCTAATTTACTATACACTGCTGACATTAATACTTTTGGCTTATTTCTCAACTGACTGCAGTCATTTGCATTATTTGTGAAAAGAATTAGCTATCAAGACAACTTAATTTCATATAGGACACTgcattaaatacaataaaaagattaatgaaaacaataccTACCTCCTCTGCACATGTGTGGTAATGCATTCACTTATCATACTCAAGCCATCAATATTTCATGCATCATTAGTCAAGGAGGTAGCCAGACAGCCATTCCAAGCATGATTTAAATGATGATCAAGCCACAAGACCGCTAAAAGCAGAAGCATGAGGACTTACATTCTTGTGGGAGAAGCCAAGAAATCATTTACTGAATTCATGTTGTCATATTAACTTCTAATAAGTAAAAGGCAGGAATATTAATCttgtacaaaagaaaatatcactGCTTATACCAAGAATTCATAACTAATCATCCAAATAAGTTCTATATACATCAAAACTTGAGTACAAGAGAAATAAGCAATATATCTTGAGTAAAAGTGAGCCAAATGATATATATAATAGGTATCTCTTGGTCTAAGAGTAAGAGAACTATTACTTCCAATAGAACAACCTAACTTGGTAACACTAagcatccaatttttttttttgcatctcataataaaaaaaataatgatctgGTCTGAAAGGAAGCTCTGACTTCCATCCAACATCTCATTATAGAACTAGTCATCAGATCTATTGAGACAGTGCATCTTTCCACCCTGTTCTTCAACACATTAAAGGATTGTTTGAGGGTGTGGAATATTGGTGGCAATAAGCTGAGGGAGTACTGCCTGTCACTCCCCACGAATAGAAACCACCACGCATCAAGATATAGAGTCACATGGAAGCTCAAAGTAGAATGCTCTTCATCATGTCTTCCTGCCTACAGATATCACCAGTATTTCGTCATATGACTTGATAGGActaaggcccatattctgaaacacttatgccagcaccttcactattttcaaagagctctagttgaagtggctGCCTAATGAATATTTCAGGAAGTTTGTGTAATTCTAGTTTCATACATTATATATCAAcagaaaaatactctttagaacttggttgatcatctttgtggtctttgaaaacagacacgatgagagaggggaagtgtttctgaatatggcactAACAGATGTATTTTAGGCAATGCTCGTCTCAGAGCCATATCTTAATGATAGATCAGAGTATACATAATCCAGAGATCCTTCCTGGGATAACTGACCAAGTGAAAACTGACATGTAAATGGTAAAAGTGGGTCAAGAATGGTGTCATCTTTATGATAATGACAGTCACTTTGTGAAGCTACTATCACTATGGCCTTATCTCAGTCAAACGGAAGTGTAATATCATCTTCTGAGGCTAAGTCTACATGCAGTCCACGTTTTAATTTCTTTGGTGTATGAAAGATATGCATGTATACGGGTATTAGATAGTCATGCATATACTCTTACAATATTTTCCATTGTATATCACATAGAGAGGGATAACATCTACACGCTGGGtaagaaacaaatatatatagatgTCCTTTCAAAATGCTCTAATAATTTCTACTTAATTCAAACGTCTCCCAGAAGTTTGCTTGTACAACACAAAGTGGCATTCATGCGTGTTAGTACCTGCGGTGGATAAACAGGACCATAGAGTGCATATGGAGGCATGTAAGCCAAGTTATAACCTCCAAATGATGGGTAGACAGATGAGAACCGCCCACCTAGGAAGGGACTCATCCAGGGAGGCTGAAGGGGTGCCGGGGGAATGAGAATGTTTTGTTAGTATGTATGCCAAGCTAACTGGAAACTGGCTCTGggaaatataaggaaatgaGTATGTTTCATTAGAATGCTGAGTCTACCTGAAAACTCAGTTATGGGATGCAGGCTACTGCCAATGTGATGTTAGTATGCCAAGCCTGACAAAACCCAAGTTAAGGAAACCACATTACTTACAGTACATGAAATACTGTGGGTTATGGGTTAGGAAACTTCACACAAGTCCATTACCTGATCAGAATGACCTAAAACACAGGTTAGGTTTACTGATTTGCATGGTCATACTTTTACACTAAAATCTTATGACAAACTTTTCTTACAGATGATATATTAATACCTACAAAAATCAATATCATGATTATTGATACCTTATGAAACAGACTGTGTTTGAACTACAAAGCTTTAACTTTTAGTTGTATCTCTATAAAGCACCAATGTCCTTAACACAAGTGGAAAGCAACAGCACCAATGCACTGGCTAGAAGGTGACTGCAACACAGGCATCTAGTGGGTGGTGTGAGTCTCACCGGGTGGTGGGAGACACTCTGACTCTCCTGGTGACCCTTGACCTCGCTGTGCCCACTCTCCGGGTGAGGAGGCGGGGGTGGAGCACTCTTCAGCCGCGGGTCCTCCCATGACGTCTTCTTGTTCAGGTGGTCAATGAAGTAACTGTAAATATGACAGTAATTAACCCTTATACCCCGTGAGGCACAATCGTGGCGTTTCTCAAATATCGTGCTTATTTTATGAGGTagagtttgtttatgtttgaggCTATCCCTCATATATCAaggcctgtcattggcccattgttttcaagatgctGGACACTTAGCCAGtcatgtatcagcttttacaagggTAAGTTTAAGTTGTTGAGAGCACCGGAGATGTGACCATGGTGAGTACACTAATGTTATTGTgttgtattttatcatttttatcaatttctagGTGAGATAGAAAATACACatgtatttccatggataaGTAAGTAGTTCAGAAACATATCATGATGCACAACAAAACTGAGAATTGTTATCTTTATCCtgttattggtttagataagtGTGCATGGTGCAGGCATCAAGTCAGATGAGGAGGATGTTGTGACACTCGTTTCCAACCTGAAGAAATTTAATTTGATGACTATGCCGATACcagtgatgaagaaattgactTAGATAGATGACTTGGCTGTCAACGAAacaataaatgatgatgattccGCCACTCTCACAGCAAGCAGTGAaagtgatagtagtgatggtgagacggGTCGGTCAGCTGATGTGTCGTCTGCACAGACGGGAGGGTGGGTGTCAGTGCAAGGTGACGTTGGGCCGCCTCCTGCTCCTTTTACAGGAGCCAGTGGACTCGAACATCCACCTAAGAGTGATGCCATGCCTAATGAATATTTCAGAATGTATTTTACCAATAACATAATAGACAAGATGATTATGGAAACAAACACATAAGCCGAACAGTGGATTCAGGAAAAAAGCAAAGTACCTGAGTGAAAAGACAAGGTCTTTGGTATATTTATGGCTCAAACAAGGTAAAACAGAGCCAGGAGAGTTTATGGCATTTCTAGCAGTGATAATGAATATAGGGCTAATTAGGAAACCAACCATCAAGTCATACTGGGACTGTTCTAATCCCAGTCAGTCAACTCCCTGGCTCAATGCTCACCTCAGTCGGGAAAGGTTTGAGTTGCTACTAAAGTTTATTCATTTCAATGATAACAAAAGAATGACTCCAAAAGAAGATCCTAATTATCAGTTGTACAAAATCCAGCCCCTCATAAATAATTTTCAGTGTTTAAAGATAATTAGCTATATCACAGAACACAAAAATTTCTATTGATGATAGTATCATTGGGTTCTGGGATAAAACCCCTAGTTTGAGGCAGTATATGCCTAATAAGCATCATGCAGGCTTTGGGCTGaaggtgtggtgtttgtgtgaagCTGAGTCAGGATACACAGTAACCTTTGAAGTGTACAAGGGAAAAAACATTTACCAGTCAGTAAAGAGGGTGTCACCTGTGATCTTGTGATGAGGCTTCTAGCTAAGGCAGACATCTTGTACCATGGTTACCATTTAGATAATTACTTTTCTTCACCTAAACTTTTTGAAGATTTGTGGCAGAAAAATGCCACAGCAAGAGGCACAGTACGGATGAACAGGAAAGGCCTGCCTGACAAAGCTGTATGTGCAAAGTTAAAGCAACATCAGGTTTCAGAGCAAAGAAAAGAACCTTTATTTTGTGTAGCATACAGGGATGGCAAAAAGACCCCTGTGCTTCTCTCTACAGTGGCCAAAGCAGGGTTCACTACTGTGCAAAGGCCTCAGAAATGAGACGTGTTACCTTGCACTGTTGCAGACTACAACAAAGTAATGGGAGGTGTCGACCTAAAAGACACAAAGCTGTATGCCTACCTTGgggaaagaaaacattgaaatGGATTGTAAAGAGTGCTTTGTCTTTGTTTGGTACAGCTTGTCTTAACAGTTACatagcatataaaaaaaaacacatctcacacatgactagaaatcatggcaggaagattagaaagcaaggctgcaggttagatataagaaaatatttctttagtcatagggtggtagacttctggaatgcattgccagagacggttgtaaatagcactagtttgacaatgtttaaaaacagattagataagcacttaaatttattagatttataattatgtattatATAGCacgatagtttttataagaaatttactatagttaaacaagacatgatccccatgtatggggaccacaaattgtagaggatttcgctgcaggacttagccctgttaatgggccaaatatttagaattagtatataatgtattgtgtacttgtaagtgtatctttaagtactgatgacgaggtcgctgtgcgactgataccggataacctagatgggccctggtggccctttgttatcctattattcatgttatgttatgttatatgttattcTTTCAAGGTACCACTTCATGATCAATATCACTGAATCACTTGCTGGCAATTACACTACACCAAAAAACATCAAGGTACACTGCACTAAAATGCAATCCAAGCCAGTAGAGCCTCATCCCAGCCAGTAGCTGCTACTTCTCATGCAATATCATCACCAAATGTTGATCATGACATGAGAAGAATGCCTGTAGGCAAGAAGACATGTACAGCTTCTCATGCTAAACACATGAGAATCTGCTATATGTGCCCCAAGTGTAACAAGGGATTTTGCCCAGAATGTTTTCCAAGCTATCATAAGAAGCTCAGGGAATAATCTGCTTACATTCTCATACCATATCCATTCATGATTGGCTTCACATGTTtacatttctatttttgtgGGGAAATTTTGCATGCATTCTTTTAATTTTGGCTTAacatactcattttcttttattcagttCATGTTCTTTTCCGTATTTCACAGTGAATCATATCAAGAAATACTTTGTAACCTCAAATGGCATGTAATTCTAAACTATTTTTGAATAATTTGTAAAATAAATTGGTAACAATTTTATCCTCCAATTCTttcatttatgttatgttacattTTCATTACTTCCCTGCTTTATTTCCCATAATGAATACAATATATCAGAGGAAAACTTCTCATCTTTGAAATGGTATGTGATTCACAAGctttattgatgtgtttttgcaaaaaaatgaaggaaataaaagaatacagtaaaagtacagaataggacctccctcttttcctccatcccacccCTCGACTTGCCCCAGcaagcttgggggactgtggggaatcAGAGGTTTTATGGagggagccaaaagaggcgagatatggcgatctcccaaaaatctaaggacaaaaatagccttttttttttttttatttggaaaATGTAAAAGTTTATGGATAATTTTTGctgaaattatcctaacctaacataataaccTGCTAGCCAGGGGGCTGCGGCCCATGGACCTCCCCCtaaactatcctaacctaacctatccgtCCACCTAACTTTACcagaaaaatttgaaaaatgtaAAACCGTGGATAATTTTCGctgaaattatcctaacctaacataacctgctAGCCAGGGGACTGTGCTCCCCAGACCCCCCGATAAACTATCCTAACcgttcacctaacctaaccttacatcgAACACTAGCGCAGCCTAACCAAAATGCAGCCACTAaccaaaaataccaaaaaacaaATAGTAAACGCTGGTATTTTCAGGAAAAACTAGGGACATTCCCCTAATTATTTGGGGTTGAAAATGTGTAGAATAATGACATGTAATTTACTCATAGGTTTAAGATGAGAAGTACCACAGTACATGCACTAACTTGTATACCTTCATACATGACTGATCATTGTGGCAGGCACCGGAATATTCACTTAATTATTATGGCCTTACAAAAGCCGTCcccacattaaaaacatcacagacaTGTTGTATAGTAAGTACTCTATCACCTTACATGGTTGTTTCAGTGATTAGAAAGGAGGcgcctttctttactttttccttactGCCAAGTAGGACAGTCCAGATAAGACAAGTCTGACACTCACAATCCCACTAAGACTGGCTCTCAGATCTCTGTTGGATGGTTCAGGGAAGGGGTTTGTGTCCTACAGAGGGAGAAAGGACAGTCTGGGACAGCCATAGCTTTCATTGGGCTATAAATTTTCAGTTTTCATGGTAGTGTTTCATCCTCAGACTTTTCATCACTGTCCCAATCTGGCATATGTAATCCTTTAGATATATAAGGTTTTACCAATCAAGGCTATTTCGGCCTTCCCTAGCCTAATCCCACCTTC encodes:
- the LOC123505452 gene encoding uncharacterized protein LOC123505452 isoform X4 — its product is MAGRWDCFQGLPHGWEVRFDGRIGRYYFIDHLNKKTSWEDPRLKSAPPPPPHPESGHSEVKGHQESQSVSHHPPPWMSPFLGGRFSSVYPSFGGYNLAYMPPYALYGPVYPPQNVSHATEPPPLKKIVGGHPSPDVNKGRGSLTSQQESGLLEAVEHSQLAIAKISAMFPTVPESHIKDLMRKYHNREAVVISALQVQKHPLATPGPYGTFTPPPMRHFIPTATAIMALQSTKASSAVSSTGATPIDATTTTTTTASQEKEGSHKVATTTGNGTAVGAPVSAPPVVTSSKLDHSLHHPVYERTRGTQILEDKNKSGRQGSVERCMGSPFHGRGSVDKSAGSPRLGQGSMGSPFFGRDSPLLSSRASSPHTFMDGSPRPTTRSTSEFTRSLMDSPRMDYRHSPRSTPHSPKIKLRYLKGIFPKVEPTVILDVLTQCNYNVKDTCEKLLILGYEKKDTVLAPPKLKDRPDGKENKAVPKPSPGPARPKNLGEKHKKKVRNELTSGYPDLTPTVVTMALQSVYYDENRARQVLDNMVESDKKTQEALASCASQMPRSTESKTVTLNLMGSPPLARRDGVKPTRPTLPRTRINTAWTAAQTVSRGTNTEEDLGFRSDQRMRPQGPNTKLHKGPSECLLLSDYQAWHGPNPDNASGHSKSLAQGPRSTHLRGPSGIARGHDPAMRKGPQGLAKGSQFTQGIKKEVCLSTKVL
- the LOC123505452 gene encoding uncharacterized protein LOC123505452 isoform X6, yielding MAGRWDCFQGLPHGWEVRFDGRIGRYYFIDHLNKKTSWEDPRLKSAPPPPPHPESGHSEVKGHQESQSVSHHPNVSHATEPPPLKKIVGGHPSPDVNKGRGSLTSQQESGLLEAVEHSQLAIAKISAMFPTVPESHIKDLMRKYHNREAVVISALQVQKHPLATPGPYGTFTPPPMRHFIPTATAIMALQSTKASSAVSSTGATPIDATTTTTTTASQEKEGSHKVATTTGNGTAVGAPVSAPPVVTSSKLDHSLHHPVYERTRGTQILEDKNKSGRQGSVERCMGSPFHGRGSVDKSAGSPRLGQGSMGSPFFGRDSPLLSSRASSPHTFMDGSPRPTTRSTSEFTRSLMDSPRMDYRHSPRSTPHSPKIKLRYLKGIFPKVEPTVILDVLTQCNYNVKDTCEKLLILGYEKKDTVLAPPKLKDRPDGKENKAVPKPSPGPARPKNLGEKHKKKVRNELTSGYPDLTPTVVTMALQSVYYDENRARQVLDNMVESDKKTQEALASCASQMPSRSTESKTVTLNLMGSPPLARRDGVKPTRPTLPRTRINTAWTAAQTVSRGTNTEEDLGFRSDQRMRPQGPNTKLHKGPSECLLLSDYQAWHGPNPDNASGHSKSLAQGPRSTHLRGPSGIARGHDPAMRKGPQGLAKGSQFTQDTVVLRHMILIRSVTIVVYIKNRISNKFFP